From Anaerolineales bacterium, a single genomic window includes:
- a CDS encoding site-specific integrase, whose product MKIQDAVNAFFTEFHFPSESKNTKRTYQTALKKFLHYAKDARFLNEEVGTLDPSIVNRFGVWIIGQGMTEYTQNIYESALRRAVNYWRIKGWINFTSDDEKETRLAMRIQSKKRLFAGSSRVGRVPEDFGDRMAAVADSLPFPQNQNRLTLLQTLRSKALIHFLRATGLRIGDACRFSRTEFHAAQAQDGYFTFQMQKTGSLAHCYLGAEAAAAILQYLNARSDASPWVFIQHGRTGKPRSGTSQFFRTAVKGYGAKISTKTAWEIVRRIGRQAYGQKTTQFISPHAFRHWHAQSLIRAGAQLEDVQSVLGHSTPVITKQIYAPEPNLSRISDAERLIQDKPDPRSPPDLEKKTGPKKNNAT is encoded by the coding sequence ATGAAAATCCAAGATGCGGTAAATGCCTTCTTTACCGAATTCCATTTCCCTAGCGAATCAAAGAACACCAAGCGCACCTATCAAACTGCGCTAAAAAAGTTTTTACACTACGCCAAAGACGCCCGGTTTTTAAATGAAGAAGTCGGGACTTTAGATCCTTCCATAGTCAATCGTTTCGGCGTTTGGATCATCGGCCAAGGTATGACGGAATATACCCAGAATATATATGAAAGTGCACTTCGCCGAGCTGTGAATTATTGGAGAATTAAGGGCTGGATAAACTTCACCAGCGATGATGAAAAAGAAACCAGATTAGCTATGCGAATTCAGTCTAAAAAAAGGCTTTTCGCCGGAAGTTCACGGGTAGGCCGTGTTCCTGAGGATTTTGGCGACCGGATGGCCGCCGTTGCCGATTCGTTGCCGTTTCCGCAGAACCAAAACCGCTTGACTCTCCTGCAAACTCTGCGCTCCAAGGCGCTGATCCATTTTTTGCGCGCAACCGGATTGAGGATTGGAGACGCCTGCCGATTCAGCCGAACCGAGTTTCACGCCGCCCAAGCCCAAGACGGATATTTTACCTTTCAGATGCAGAAGACGGGCTCGCTGGCGCATTGTTACCTGGGCGCGGAAGCCGCCGCGGCCATCCTGCAGTACCTCAACGCGCGCTCCGATGCCTCACCCTGGGTGTTCATTCAACATGGGCGGACCGGCAAGCCGCGCAGCGGCACCAGCCAATTCTTCCGGACCGCGGTCAAGGGATACGGCGCCAAGATCTCGACCAAAACCGCCTGGGAAATCGTCCGCCGGATCGGGCGGCAGGCCTACGGCCAAAAAACCACCCAATTCATCTCCCCGCACGCTTTCCGCCACTGGCACGCCCAATCGCTTATCCGCGCCGGCGCCCAACTGGAAGACGTACAATCCGTCCTCGGACACTCGACGCCCGTGATCACCAAGCAGATTTACGCTCCCGAGCCGAACCTGAGCCGGATTTCGGATGCCGAGCGGTTAATCCAGGATAAGCCTGATCCGCGGAGCCCCCCCGATCTGGAAAAGAAAACCGGTCCGAAAAAAAACAATGCTACATAG
- a CDS encoding amino acid permease has product MLSVILLAAFIIIAFRISPRECQEDAKVHGAGQIGLLAAVALFGVDYFTSYYYATGEMMRALHPYGLQPYAYIAVIVIAFANIVFGLLYMYSLGIFNEGGGSYTASMRYLLPTLSLIVAVVLIQDYIFTIVVSSLSGVDQLLSVLQAKGIDWIWHFLIGAGLVTTTWYLTIRGRGESARVTFVLLGVFGFLTITMFAGLLLADIRGVPPVSVTENPEPVSLLQAMYHMLTASMKGLVALTGLEAMSNGIQFVMDKDAGIVVWGKKHLPRFKSLWNFYSGKSGVGRFVQTSFLFYGGITTLLLTFFSIRFNVFDDTFGRTLVGNLAFIGFGQIPGFNILDGSFLFWIYQLLAVALLASASMTAFQDLQATAWRDVAIGEIPEIVVHRNPAGTFTRSVTAGYVAALIIMFLVRAEQTLAVPYYGIGVFMPIMVMGFAVRQHILRTYTGRKRFWGALAAGFSGILSALVFIGQIVGKWSEGGWVVLISFSLLILAAHAILISPAGLRAPDRIHRIVREKARVQGSMASIVEWQSLRMQEYRYQILIGISRFFEIFGVRRPMRFEPPAPAGEYDEAVHVDHPEAPSLLQQYLNNKPPSELQVGGRPKETAEPDENDT; this is encoded by the coding sequence ATGCTTTCCGTAATCCTGCTTGCCGCCTTTATCATCATCGCCTTCCGCATCTCCCCTCGTGAATGCCAGGAGGACGCCAAGGTCCACGGCGCTGGTCAGATCGGGCTCCTTGCGGCGGTAGCGCTGTTCGGCGTCGATTATTTCACATCTTATTACTACGCCACCGGTGAGATGATGCGTGCGCTTCACCCGTATGGTTTGCAGCCGTACGCCTACATTGCGGTGATCGTCATCGCCTTCGCTAACATCGTGTTCGGCCTGCTGTATATGTACTCACTCGGAATCTTCAACGAGGGCGGCGGCTCCTACACCGCCTCGATGCGTTACCTATTGCCGACCCTCAGCCTGATCGTGGCCGTGGTCCTGATCCAGGATTACATTTTCACCATCGTCGTTTCGTCCCTGTCCGGCGTGGACCAGTTGCTTTCGGTCCTGCAGGCGAAGGGAATTGACTGGATCTGGCACTTCCTCATCGGTGCCGGCTTGGTGACCACGACATGGTATCTGACCATCCGCGGCCGCGGGGAATCGGCGCGGGTCACGTTCGTGCTTCTGGGCGTTTTCGGCTTCCTGACAATCACGATGTTCGCCGGCCTGCTCCTTGCGGATATCCGGGGAGTTCCCCCCGTTTCCGTGACAGAAAATCCGGAGCCCGTCTCCCTGCTCCAAGCGATGTACCATATGCTTACTGCCTCGATGAAGGGCTTGGTGGCTCTCACCGGCTTGGAAGCGATGTCGAACGGCATCCAATTCGTTATGGACAAAGACGCCGGCATCGTGGTGTGGGGCAAAAAGCATCTCCCCCGGTTCAAGAGCCTGTGGAATTTCTATTCTGGAAAGTCGGGCGTCGGCCGGTTTGTCCAGACCTCGTTCCTCTTCTACGGCGGAATCACCACACTCCTGCTCACCTTTTTCTCCATCCGCTTCAATGTCTTTGACGATACCTTTGGGCGGACTCTGGTGGGCAACCTCGCGTTTATCGGGTTCGGACAAATTCCCGGGTTCAACATCCTCGATGGATCGTTTCTCTTCTGGATATACCAACTGCTGGCGGTCGCATTGCTGGCCTCGGCCTCGATGACCGCATTCCAGGATCTGCAAGCCACAGCTTGGCGCGACGTCGCCATCGGCGAGATTCCGGAAATCGTCGTTCATCGCAATCCGGCGGGAACCTTTACGAGGTCCGTCACCGCCGGATACGTCGCCGCCTTGATCATCATGTTCCTTGTCCGCGCGGAGCAGACTCTGGCGGTGCCGTACTATGGAATCGGCGTTTTCATGCCGATCATGGTGATGGGTTTCGCCGTCCGGCAGCATATCCTTCGGACCTACACCGGCCGCAAACGATTCTGGGGTGCGCTCGCCGCCGGATTTTCCGGAATCCTTTCCGCATTAGTGTTCATCGGTCAGATCGTCGGGAAATGGAGCGAAGGCGGTTGGGTCGTCTTGATCAGCTTCAGCCTTTTGATCCTGGCGGCGCATGCAATTCTGATTTCTCCGGCGGGTCTGCGCGCACCGGATAGAATCCACCGCATCGTCAGGGAAAAGGCCCGGGTTCAGGGATCGATGGCTTCGATCGTCGAATGGCAATCCCTGCGGATGCAGGAATATCGATATCAGATTCTGATCGGGATCAGCCGCTTTTTCGAGATCTTCGGAGTCCGGCGTCCTATGCGGTTTGAACCGCCTGCGCCCGCCGGGGAATATGACGAGGCGGTGCATGTCGATCATCCGGAAGCGCCCTCGTTGTTGCAGCAATATCTGAACAACAAGCCGCCGAGCGAATTGCAGGTGGGCGGACGCCCGAAGGAAACCGCAGAACCGGATGAAAACGACACGTAG
- a CDS encoding class I fructose-bisphosphate aldolase: protein MNRIDEMLSWYASENPGVRTNLYRILCHGKLSGTGRILMLPADQGFEHGPGRSFSNNPAAYDPRYHIELAIEAGCNAYVAPLGFLEAVAADYAGQIPFILKLNGRDQLHRDADPMLAQIAVVEDALRLGCAGVGFGIYPGTNNRRILYEQMREVVREAKRVGLPVICWSYPRGANIPKEAETAADITTYAAHLGAQMGAHILYLKLPTERIEHEDTRILYEKHGVKLGTLEDRIRHVMQGAFQSRRIVLFSGGPRGDADIILKEASAIRNAGAAGQMIGRNAFQRSRESALDLFEKLIRVYKGEG, encoded by the coding sequence ATGAACCGCATCGACGAAATGCTCAGCTGGTATGCCTCCGAGAATCCAGGAGTGCGGACCAATCTGTACCGGATCCTGTGCCACGGCAAGCTGTCCGGGACGGGCCGGATTCTGATGCTGCCGGCCGACCAGGGATTCGAACACGGACCCGGCCGGTCCTTCAGCAACAATCCCGCCGCCTACGATCCGCGGTACCACATCGAGTTGGCGATCGAAGCCGGATGCAACGCCTACGTCGCGCCGCTCGGCTTTCTGGAGGCTGTGGCGGCCGATTATGCCGGCCAGATCCCCTTCATCCTGAAATTGAACGGCCGCGACCAACTGCACAGGGATGCGGACCCGATGCTGGCCCAGATCGCCGTCGTCGAGGATGCCTTGCGGCTGGGATGCGCCGGGGTTGGGTTCGGCATCTATCCCGGCACCAACAACCGCCGGATCCTCTACGAGCAGATGCGCGAAGTTGTGCGCGAGGCGAAGCGGGTCGGCCTGCCGGTCATCTGCTGGTCGTATCCGCGCGGCGCGAACATTCCCAAGGAGGCCGAGACAGCCGCCGACATCACCACCTACGCCGCCCACTTGGGCGCGCAGATGGGCGCCCACATCCTCTACCTGAAGCTGCCGACCGAGCGCATCGAACACGAGGATACCCGCATCCTCTACGAAAAACACGGAGTCAAGCTCGGCACGTTGGAGGACCGCATCCGCCACGTCATGCAAGGGGCGTTCCAAAGCCGGCGGATCGTCCTTTTTTCGGGCGGGCCGCGGGGAGACGCCGACATCATCCTGAAGGAAGCCTCCGCCATCCGGAACGCCGGAGCGGCGGGGCAAATGATTGGACGCAACGCATTCCAGAGATCCCGCGAATCCGCTCTGGACCTATTTGAAAAATTGATCCGCGTTTATAAAGGCGAAGGCTGA
- a CDS encoding ATP-dependent 6-phosphofructokinase: protein MAPKFKIGILTGGGDVPGLNVAIRAVVNRARENNIEVVGLTRGWMSVLRINPEDPESLPKYSFALTPDTVRKIDRTGGTFLHTSRTNPSNVKPADVPEYVRAEDKVNNEKGTVDCTKHALRVLEKLGLEAIIPIGGDDTLSFASRLHQEGFRAVAIPKTMDNDVFGTDYCIGFSTAVTRSVDAITNFRTSVGSHERIGVVELFGRNSGETSLFAAYLANVDRAIISEVPFDLEKLGQFLVADRNASPSHYAIMTISEGATEIGGDIVQRGEKDAYGHQKLGGIGHYTADEIKRRTGVNIMYQQLGYIMRSGAPDALDRMVASSFGNLALDQVALGHTGRMVALQQGIYTTVPLDMIIQGKKRVDVSALYDKDNYRPRVRDMLGKPMFLY from the coding sequence ATGGCACCGAAGTTTAAAATCGGCATTCTCACCGGAGGCGGAGACGTTCCCGGCCTGAATGTGGCGATCCGGGCGGTGGTCAACCGCGCCCGGGAAAACAACATCGAAGTCGTCGGCCTGACGCGCGGTTGGATGAGCGTCCTGCGGATCAATCCGGAGGATCCCGAATCCCTCCCAAAGTATTCCTTCGCGTTGACCCCGGATACGGTCCGGAAAATCGACCGCACCGGCGGCACGTTCCTGCACACCTCGCGCACCAATCCCTCCAACGTCAAACCGGCCGACGTCCCCGAGTACGTGCGGGCTGAGGACAAGGTCAACAACGAGAAGGGAACCGTCGATTGCACCAAGCACGCCCTGCGCGTCCTGGAGAAGCTGGGGCTGGAAGCGATCATCCCGATCGGCGGCGACGACACGCTCTCCTTCGCCAGCCGCCTGCACCAAGAGGGCTTCCGCGCCGTCGCCATTCCCAAAACGATGGACAACGACGTTTTCGGAACGGATTACTGCATCGGCTTCTCGACCGCGGTGACCCGCTCGGTGGACGCGATCACCAACTTCCGAACCTCGGTCGGTTCCCACGAGCGCATCGGGGTGGTCGAACTGTTCGGCCGGAACTCGGGAGAGACTTCCTTGTTCGCCGCCTACTTGGCCAACGTGGACCGGGCGATCATCTCCGAGGTCCCCTTCGATCTCGAGAAACTCGGCCAGTTCCTCGTCGCCGACCGCAACGCCTCCCCCTCGCATTACGCGATCATGACCATCTCCGAGGGTGCCACGGAAATCGGCGGCGACATCGTTCAGCGCGGCGAAAAGGACGCCTACGGCCATCAGAAGCTGGGCGGGATCGGCCACTATACGGCGGATGAAATCAAGCGGCGCACCGGCGTGAACATCATGTACCAACAGCTCGGCTACATTATGCGGTCCGGCGCGCCGGACGCCCTCGACCGGATGGTCGCCAGCTCCTTCGGAAACCTCGCCCTGGACCAGGTGGCGCTCGGGCACACCGGCCGGATGGTCGCCCTGCAGCAGGGCATTTACACCACCGTCCCGCTGGACATGATCATCCAGGGGAAGAAACGGGTGGACGTCTCGGCCCTCTACGATAAAGACAACTACCGTCCCCGGGTCAGGGACATGCTTGGAAAGCCGATGTTCCTGTATTAG